The following nucleotide sequence is from Deinococcus aerophilus.
GAAGCCCTGCCCGACCCGACCGTCCTCGTGGACCCCGCGGACGGCGGCCGGGTGCGCTCCGCGAACGTGCGGGCCGTCCTTTACTTTGGCCGCGACCTGCCGGCGTTGCGGGCCGGGACGCTGGAACAGCTTATTCCTGAACTGGCCGCCCAGGAGCCCGGCGCAGCGCCGCAGGCGCTCCGGCTGGCCGGAGCCGGCCCGTGGGCCTGGGTAGACGTGCGCCGCTTTCCGGTGGGCGACCTGCTGGCGGTGCAGCTCTCGGACGCCACTGCCCAGCACGTGGCCGAGACGAGCGGCCGCGTCCTGTCGGACCTGACGGCGGCGCTGTCGCGGGCGCTCAGTCGGGAGGAGGCCGCCGAGGTCGTGCTGCGCCAGGGGCGCGCGGCTCTGGCGGCGGCGTCGGCAAGCGTGTTCTGGTTCGACCCGGTGGCCGAAGAACTGGTTCCCGCGGGCACCTGCGGAGACAACCCGGCTGGTCCCGGCCCCCACTGCTCCGACGCAGCTTCCACGCTGGTGGCCGAGGCGTTGCAGTCGGGGCAGCCGCTGTTTCTGGGGGCCACTGAAGTGCGGGCGCGGTTGCGGCAAGACTCCGGGGTGCCGCTCAGCGCCGTGGCCGTGCCGCTGATGTTCGGTGCGCGGGCGCTGGGAGTGGTGCACTTCGGCTTCGTCCAGGACCGCGAATTCGGCGGCGCAGAGCGGCAGTTTGTACAGGCTGTGGCCGGGCAGCTCGCGCAGGCCGTCGAGCGCGTCCGCCTCGCCGCCGCAGAGCGCACGGCGCGCGAGCAGGCAACCTGCCTGCTGCACGTCGGCGAACGCCTGCTCACCCAGCAGGACCCGGTCGCCCTGCTGGGCGCGCTCGCCCGGCTGGCGGTGGAGGGTCAGGCAGACTGGTGCGCGGTATACACCGAGCGCGGCGGTGCCCTGTTGCCCCAGGTCTTTGCCCACCGTGATCCGCAGCAGCAGCAACTCGCGGCGGAGTACCTCGCGGCCTTTCCGCAGTGGGTGGACGGTCCGGGGCCGCTGGCGCTGGCCTACCGCGAAAACCGGGTGGTCCGGGTGCCGGTCATCACGCCGGAGATGGTGCAGGCTCTGGATCTGCCCGGGGAGCAGCTGGCCCTGCTGCAGGCGATGCAGGTCCGGTCGTCGCTGGCGGTGCCGCTGGTGGTGGGCGGGCAGCGGGTGGGGGTGCTGAGCCTGGTGCGGGTGGGGGGTGCGGAGCCCTACCAGGAACCCGACGAGGCCTTCGCGCAGGAGTTTGCCCGGCGGGCCTCCCTGGCCCTGAGCCACGCCCGGCTGACGGCCGAGCGCGAGGCGGCCCTGGCCGAGGCGCAATTGGAGCGGGCCCGACTCACCGCGAGCCAGGCCCGCTATCAGGCCCTGATCGAGGCGACCGCCCAGTACGTGTGGACGAACTCCCCGGACGGCGAGATGTTTGGCGAGCAGCCCGGCTGGGCCCAGCTCACCGGTCAGACCCAGCCGGAGTACCAGGGCTACGGCTGGGCCGACCGGCTGCATCCCGAGGACCGCGGGCCGGCCGTGGATGCGTGGCGCGACGCCGTCCGCACCCGCACGCTGTACCAGATCGAGCAGCGGGTGCGCGTGGCGGACGGCAGCTACCGCTCGTTTCTGGTGCGGGCGGTGCCGCTGCTCGCCCAGGACCACAGCCTGCGCGAGTGGGTCGGCCTGCACAGCGACATCACTGAACTCAAGCGCGCCGAACAGACCCTGCAGGCCTGGGGCCGCGAGCTGGAGCGGCAGGTCGAGGCCCAGACCCGCGAGCTGCGCGCCGCCAATGAGGAACTGGGGGCCTTCGTCTACACCGTGTCCCACGACCTGCGCGCGCCGGTGCGGCACGTCGGCTCGTTTGCGGGGCTGCTGCGCCGGAAAATCGGGGACCACCCTGGCCTGCTGAAATACGTGGACCAGATCGAGGGGGCCGCGACCCGCATGGAGGTGCTCACCGACGCCCTGCTCGGGCTGGCCCGGACCGGCGCGGCGCAGCTGGCCAAGACGCCGGTGGACCTCTCTGTGC
It contains:
- a CDS encoding ATP-binding protein; protein product: MTTPDSLISPPLPWLEALPDPTVLVDPADGGRVRSANVRAVLYFGRDLPALRAGTLEQLIPELAAQEPGAAPQALRLAGAGPWAWVDVRRFPVGDLLAVQLSDATAQHVAETSGRVLSDLTAALSRALSREEAAEVVLRQGRAALAAASASVFWFDPVAEELVPAGTCGDNPAGPGPHCSDAASTLVAEALQSGQPLFLGATEVRARLRQDSGVPLSAVAVPLMFGARALGVVHFGFVQDREFGGAERQFVQAVAGQLAQAVERVRLAAAERTAREQATCLLHVGERLLTQQDPVALLGALARLAVEGQADWCAVYTERGGALLPQVFAHRDPQQQQLAAEYLAAFPQWVDGPGPLALAYRENRVVRVPVITPEMVQALDLPGEQLALLQAMQVRSSLAVPLVVGGQRVGVLSLVRVGGAEPYQEPDEAFAQEFARRASLALSHARLTAEREAALAEAQLERARLTASQARYQALIEATAQYVWTNSPDGEMFGEQPGWAQLTGQTQPEYQGYGWADRLHPEDRGPAVDAWRDAVRTRTLYQIEQRVRVADGSYRSFLVRAVPLLAQDHSLREWVGLHSDITELKRAEQTLQAWGRELERQVEAQTRELRAANEELGAFVYTVSHDLRAPVRHVGSFAGLLRRKIGDHPGLLKYVDQIEGAATRMEVLTDALLGLARTGAAQLAKTPVDLSVLVDAVCADLAPDLHGRQVTWRVADLPAVQADAGLLRQVMANLLGNAVKYSRGRGHTVIEVRAQETPQEVVVAVQDNGVGFDPQYTGKLFGVFQRLHHHNEFEGTGVGLANVRRIVEKHGGRVWAEGRPGEGATFFFSLPRG